The bacterium genomic interval TCCCCACTCTGTGCAACCTTTCAGGGCTGATGCCTACAGGCGCTTGCCGCATGTGCGTGGTGGAGTTGAAGAGTACACCGAAACTTCTCCCGTCCTGCGTTACACGCGTTGAAGAAGGTATGGAAGTCACGACCAATTCGGAGCGGCTGCTTAAGTACCGCAAAATGATCTTGGAGTTCATGTTCTCTGAGCGAAATCATGTTTGCTCGGTTTGCGTCTCCAACGGGGGCTGTGAATTGCAGAGCCTTGCTATGAACTTAGGTATGGACCATCTGCATATTCCTTATCTTTATCCCCGTCTACCTGTCGATGCTTCGCACTCCAAGTTTGTCCTTGACCATAACAGGTGCATCCTCTGTGCTCGCTGCGTTCGTGTATGCGATTCCATAGAAGGCGCTCATACCAAGGACATCATGGGACGCGGCATCAAGGCCCGAATCATCAACGATCTCAGTGAAGCATGGGGCGATTCAGATAGCTGCACTAGTTGCGGCAAATGCGTGAATGTCTGTCCCACCGGCGCGCTGTCCGAAAAGGGGATGTCCGCTGGGGAAATGAGAAAGCGTAAACAATTCCTGCCCTACCTGACCCTTATGCGGAGGAACGAAAATGAGTAAACCACGGATTGCTACTCTCTGGTTAGATGGGTGCTCCGGATGTCATATGTCATTGCTGGATATGGACGAGCGAATTATCGCTTTAGCCGGCAAGATTGAGCTGGTCTATGGCCCTCTCGTGGATATTAAAGAGTTCCCCGAAGGCGTAGATGTGGCAGTAGTCGAAGGCGCTGTTTCAAGCGTTGAGGATGAGCACAAGATACGCATCGTTCGAGAACGAAGCAAGTTTTTGATCGCTCTCGGCGACTGCGCTGTAACCGCAAACGTTCCAGGTATGCGCAATTACTATACATGTGAAGCTGTGTTGGATCGCGCCTATTATGAGAATGCGACCATCCAAGCGCAAACACCTAATGTCGGCATTCCTGCGTTGCTACCCAAAGCGCTACCACTTCACGAGTTCGTCAAGGTGGATCTTTTCGTTCCTGGTTGTCCACCACAAGCGGATGCTATTTACTATGTCCTTTCTGAATTAGTCGAAGGGCGAATACCCGATCTAGCCGGTAAAACCCGGTTCGGGATTTAGGAGGAACTTATGTCCAGAACTATAACAATTGATCCCGTCACTCGCGTTGAGGGGCACGCTAAAATCACCATTCAATTGGATGATGCCGGCAATGTGGCGGATGCGTTCCTCCACGTTACTCAGATCCGAGGTTTTGAGAAGTTTATCGAGGGACGGCCATTTACTGAAATGCCGGCGATCACCGCCCGCATTTGCGGTATCTGCCCCGTAAGCCACTTATTGGCTTCGGCAAAAGCCTGCGATGCGCTTTTAGCGGTTAAAATCCCTGAAACAGGCGCTAACCTTCGCAAGCTGATGAACTTCGCACAGTACGTTCAATCGCACGCGCTGAGTTTCTTCCACTTGACTTCGCCCGACTTGCTAATTGGCATGGATGGCGATCCGGCA includes:
- the hoxU gene encoding bidirectional hydrogenase complex protein HoxU; this translates as MSEVKTLKIDGKDVSGRGDQTILDVARDHGIEIPTLCNLSGLMPTGACRMCVVELKSTPKLLPSCVTRVEEGMEVTTNSERLLKYRKMILEFMFSERNHVCSVCVSNGGCELQSLAMNLGMDHLHIPYLYPRLPVDASHSKFVLDHNRCILCARCVRVCDSIEGAHTKDIMGRGIKARIINDLSEAWGDSDSCTSCGKCVNVCPTGALSEKGMSAGEMRKRKQFLPYLTLMRRNENE
- a CDS encoding NADP oxidoreductase; its protein translation is MSKPRIATLWLDGCSGCHMSLLDMDERIIALAGKIELVYGPLVDIKEFPEGVDVAVVEGAVSSVEDEHKIRIVRERSKFLIALGDCAVTANVPGMRNYYTCEAVLDRAYYENATIQAQTPNVGIPALLPKALPLHEFVKVDLFVPGCPPQADAIYYVLSELVEGRIPDLAGKTRFGI